The following coding sequences are from one Elusimicrobium minutum Pei191 window:
- a CDS encoding UDP-N-acetylmuramoyl-L-alanyl-D-glutamate--2,6-diaminopimelate ligase, whose product MKLKDFFNTDSEVEVGEITQNSKLVVPGDIFFAIKGAKVDGNDFIDDAVSKGAVAVVSTEPAKKKYPVPYFQVDDIDLAMAKAAVKFYKNPSDDMFFIGITGTKGKTSISYLLESIFNEAGIPCSVIGTINYRINGEVFAKAPNTTPAALYLYYMIDKMRSAGTKVVIMEVSSHALELKRVFGLNFDVALFTNLQRDHMDFHKNFENYFAAKEKLFDSLIENSKPAKTAIVNIDDQYGLRLADKIKAKTTLIPVSLVEAENVKESLNGVTFSYKGESASINLLGKHNLYNAVFAVKAAMAYGVDLQTALKGIAKLQGIPGRMQRVNKGQPFYVFVDFAYTTESLMKAYETLEPYKNGNIITVFGCGGDRDRTKRPLMGLAACQNSSHVLLTNDNPRTEDQQQIFNDILNGMKGYTNYEIVQDRALAIKTGISLCKENDILLIAGKGHEDYQILAGKTIHFSDRETAETELEKLGYVQKQ is encoded by the coding sequence ATGAAACTTAAAGATTTTTTTAATACAGACAGTGAAGTCGAAGTCGGCGAAATTACCCAAAACTCCAAACTCGTGGTGCCGGGCGACATCTTTTTTGCCATAAAAGGCGCGAAAGTTGACGGGAATGACTTTATTGACGACGCTGTTTCAAAAGGCGCCGTGGCCGTGGTGTCAACCGAGCCGGCCAAAAAAAAATATCCGGTTCCTTATTTTCAGGTTGATGATATTGACTTAGCTATGGCTAAGGCCGCCGTTAAATTTTATAAAAACCCTTCCGATGATATGTTTTTTATAGGAATTACCGGAACAAAAGGCAAAACCAGTATAAGCTATCTTTTAGAAAGTATTTTTAATGAGGCGGGCATCCCGTGCTCGGTTATAGGCACAATAAACTACCGTATTAACGGCGAGGTTTTTGCCAAAGCGCCAAACACCACTCCCGCCGCGCTTTACCTTTATTACATGATTGATAAAATGAGAAGCGCCGGCACAAAGGTAGTTATAATGGAAGTTTCTTCTCACGCGTTGGAACTTAAAAGGGTTTTTGGGTTAAATTTTGACGTGGCTCTCTTTACAAACCTTCAGCGTGACCATATGGACTTTCATAAAAATTTTGAAAATTATTTTGCCGCTAAAGAAAAACTTTTTGATTCTTTAATAGAAAACTCCAAACCAGCAAAAACAGCCATAGTTAATATTGATGACCAATACGGACTGAGACTTGCAGATAAAATAAAAGCAAAAACTACTCTTATACCCGTTTCTTTAGTGGAAGCGGAAAATGTTAAAGAAAGTTTAAACGGAGTAACTTTTTCTTATAAAGGCGAAAGCGCTTCAATAAATTTACTAGGCAAACACAATCTTTACAACGCTGTTTTTGCCGTTAAAGCCGCTATGGCTTACGGCGTGGATCTGCAAACCGCCCTTAAAGGCATCGCCAAACTGCAAGGCATACCAGGCCGAATGCAAAGGGTTAACAAAGGGCAGCCTTTTTACGTTTTTGTTGATTTCGCTTATACAACCGAATCTCTTATGAAAGCCTATGAAACTTTAGAGCCTTACAAAAACGGGAATATCATTACCGTTTTCGGCTGCGGAGGCGACAGGGACAGAACAAAACGCCCTCTTATGGGTTTGGCCGCATGCCAAAACAGTTCACACGTTTTATTAACAAATGACAATCCCCGCACGGAAGACCAGCAGCAAATATTTAATGATATTTTAAACGGCATGAAAGGCTATACAAATTATGAAATAGTGCAGGACAGGGCGCTTGCCATAAAAACGGGTATCTCTTTATGTAAAGAAAATGATATTTTGTTAATTGCGGGCAAAGGACATGAGGATTATCAAATCCTGGCCGGGAAAACCATCCATTTTTCTGACAGGGAAACCGCCGAAACCGAATTGGAGAAGCTTGGATATGTTCAAAAGCAGTAA
- a CDS encoding Gfo/Idh/MocA family protein yields the protein MADNIKIGVIGAGKIGTFHTRTLAKMEGMELVGVCDPDALRAQKLAWEYNCTPYTKYEDLVPLVDAVVVAAPTPLHHEVGMYCLRQGVHTMMEKPIASNMEQAKELIALAKERKVVLQVGHVERFNPAVVEAMKYIKNPKFITINRLGPYDPRMAAVGVVLDLMIHDIDLLLTMIDSKIINIEATGLSVFSSQEDIANVRFTFENGCIADVTASRASFERARYMHLFQEDAYISVDFMNAAVKMYKKEKPVITDLKDITVFYPQVNKQMPITSELLHFKDCILSAGTPAPSGERASMALEIAMQIEEKINRYDLPKAATTGPAMAPKPLKDIVDVARAAKIIVDETLGSIRGKGE from the coding sequence ATGGCTGACAATATAAAAATTGGCGTTATAGGCGCGGGTAAAATAGGCACATTTCATACCCGTACGCTTGCCAAAATGGAAGGTATGGAACTTGTGGGAGTTTGTGACCCCGACGCTCTGCGCGCGCAAAAACTCGCTTGGGAATATAACTGTACCCCATACACGAAATATGAAGATTTGGTTCCTTTGGTTGACGCTGTTGTTGTAGCGGCGCCTACACCCTTACACCATGAAGTAGGCATGTACTGCTTACGCCAAGGCGTTCACACAATGATGGAAAAGCCTATAGCCTCAAACATGGAGCAGGCAAAAGAACTTATTGCTCTTGCTAAAGAAAGAAAAGTTGTTTTGCAAGTAGGCCATGTGGAGCGTTTTAATCCCGCCGTTGTTGAGGCGATGAAATATATTAAAAACCCTAAATTTATAACAATTAACCGCCTGGGCCCTTATGACCCCAGGATGGCGGCCGTAGGCGTTGTTCTTGACCTTATGATTCACGATATTGACTTGCTTCTTACTATGATAGACAGCAAAATTATAAATATAGAAGCCACGGGGCTCAGCGTTTTTTCAAGCCAGGAAGATATTGCCAACGTAAGATTTACTTTTGAAAACGGATGCATAGCCGACGTTACAGCAAGCAGAGCCAGTTTTGAACGCGCCAGATATATGCATTTGTTTCAGGAAGACGCTTATATTTCCGTTGATTTTATGAACGCAGCCGTAAAAATGTATAAAAAAGAGAAACCAGTTATAACCGATTTAAAAGACATTACGGTTTTTTACCCGCAAGTTAACAAACAAATGCCCATAACTTCGGAACTTTTGCATTTTAAAGATTGTATTTTGAGCGCGGGAACGCCCGCTCCCAGCGGCGAGCGCGCAAGCATGGCTTTGGAAATAGCTATGCAGATTGAAGAAAAAATAAACAGGTACGATTTGCCTAAAGCGGCTACTACAGGCCCCGCTATGGCGCCTAAACCTTTAAAAGATATTGTTGACGTTGCCAGAGCGGCTAAAATTATTGTTGACGAAACTTTAGGCAGTATCCGCGGTAAAGGGGAATAG
- the lpxB gene encoding lipid-A-disaccharide synthase: MPNIVPTSKNILVVAGDVSGDLHASNLVREIKRINPNVKITALGGKRLKETADNFLFDLASKGASGFVAPLVKLPLWIKLLKMVRGYLDSEQPACVIVVDFYGFNSQVLGMAKHRNIPCYYYVAPQVWASRHNRTKTIASSTKKVITIFPFEPAFHAKYGSNAVFLGNPLLDIVPQPKEHVFDGTFRLGILPGSRVGELTKHTDLFYKTFKEVQKIFPNTKAYLFCVPEFSDEFYLSLIKDSNPQVTLVRETDYKERGNMDFLITCSGTATLENALLGVPMLVAYKMSSITFKVAKAVIKVPYISLVNILAGKEVVKEFIQHFATAKNLSAEVMSYFQNPQKTKKMREQLLNIRKTLGDPGVAKRAAELILNDVFANKKQVL, from the coding sequence ATGCCTAACATTGTGCCTACAAGCAAAAATATTTTAGTTGTAGCGGGTGATGTAAGCGGTGATTTGCACGCAAGCAATCTTGTGCGTGAAATTAAACGCATTAATCCCAACGTAAAGATTACCGCTTTAGGCGGTAAAAGATTGAAAGAAACGGCGGATAATTTTTTATTTGATTTAGCTTCAAAAGGCGCAAGCGGCTTTGTGGCCCCTTTAGTTAAACTGCCGCTATGGATAAAACTTTTAAAAATGGTTCGCGGGTATTTGGATTCAGAACAGCCAGCGTGTGTTATAGTTGTTGATTTTTACGGTTTTAACTCGCAGGTTTTGGGCATGGCAAAGCACCGTAATATTCCTTGTTACTATTACGTAGCTCCGCAAGTTTGGGCAAGCAGGCACAACCGTACCAAAACCATAGCGTCCAGCACAAAAAAAGTTATTACAATATTTCCTTTCGAACCGGCGTTCCATGCCAAATACGGCAGCAACGCCGTATTTTTGGGAAACCCGCTTTTAGATATTGTTCCGCAGCCTAAAGAACATGTTTTTGACGGCACTTTCCGTTTGGGTATTTTGCCCGGCAGCAGAGTAGGCGAGTTAACGAAACACACTGATTTATTTTACAAAACATTTAAAGAAGTTCAAAAAATATTTCCCAATACAAAGGCGTATTTGTTTTGCGTGCCTGAGTTTAGCGATGAGTTTTACCTGTCTTTAATTAAAGACAGCAATCCGCAGGTTACGCTTGTGCGCGAAACGGACTATAAAGAGCGCGGCAACATGGATTTCCTTATAACCTGTTCCGGCACCGCCACTTTGGAAAACGCGCTTTTAGGCGTGCCTATGCTGGTAGCTTACAAAATGTCCTCCATCACTTTTAAGGTGGCTAAAGCGGTTATAAAAGTGCCCTACATATCGCTTGTTAATATTTTAGCGGGTAAAGAAGTGGTAAAGGAATTTATACAACATTTTGCCACGGCAAAAAATTTATCCGCGGAAGTTATGTCTTATTTCCAAAATCCGCAAAAAACAAAAAAAATGCGCGAGCAACTTTTGAACATAAGGAAAACATTGGGTGATCCGGGTGTTGCCAAAAGAGCTGCCGAGCTTATTTTAAACGACGTATTCGCTAACAAAAAACAGGTTTTATGA
- the atpA gene encoding F0F1 ATP synthase subunit alpha — translation MSLKAEEITSIIKSKIANFTPQADINETGTVLQVGDGIARIYGLKNAVAGELLEFPNNVKGLALNLETDNIGCVLMGEDSSIQEGDPVKRTGQVINVPVGDALLGRVVDPLGKPLDGKGPIKTNSSRPLEIVAPGVIERQPVKQPLQTGLKAIDSLVPIGKGQRELIIGDRQTGKTAIAIDAILNQKNQPADQRTLCVYVAIGQKQSTVAQVVQTLTEFGAMEYTVIVSASAADPASLLYIAPYAGSSIAEEFMWNKRDVLIIYDDLSKHAQAYRQMSLLLRRPPGREAYPGDVFYLHSRLLERACKLSDKNGGGSITALPIIETQANDMSAYIPTNVISITDGQIYLESGLFHSGMKPAVNVGLSVSRVGGSAQKKIMRSVSGTLRLDMSQYKELEAFSQFGSDLDKESQQQLTRGKRINELFKQDQYTPMPVEEQVLVFFAGTNGFLDNIEVNLVKEYEKQLLTYFKAEKKDLFEELKNAPEMSENLTNKLKEALTAFGEVFKNSHSTAQ, via the coding sequence ATGTCCTTAAAAGCAGAGGAAATTACAAGCATTATAAAGAGTAAGATAGCAAACTTTACTCCGCAGGCTGATATTAACGAAACTGGCACCGTTTTACAAGTTGGCGACGGTATTGCCCGCATTTATGGTTTAAAAAACGCCGTGGCGGGTGAGCTTTTGGAATTCCCCAACAACGTAAAAGGCCTTGCCCTTAACTTAGAAACGGACAATATCGGCTGCGTGCTTATGGGGGAGGATTCCTCCATACAAGAAGGTGACCCTGTTAAAAGAACCGGCCAAGTTATCAACGTTCCCGTTGGGGACGCGCTTTTAGGCCGCGTGGTTGACCCTTTAGGCAAGCCTTTAGACGGCAAAGGCCCTATTAAAACAAACTCTTCAAGACCTTTGGAAATTGTAGCTCCCGGCGTTATTGAACGCCAGCCCGTTAAACAACCTCTGCAAACAGGGTTAAAAGCTATTGACTCACTTGTTCCTATAGGCAAAGGACAGCGTGAACTTATTATCGGCGACAGGCAGACAGGTAAAACTGCCATCGCCATTGACGCTATTTTAAATCAAAAAAACCAGCCCGCAGACCAAAGAACGCTTTGCGTTTACGTAGCCATCGGGCAAAAACAAAGCACGGTAGCCCAGGTTGTGCAAACCTTAACGGAATTCGGCGCGATGGAATATACTGTAATCGTATCTGCCAGCGCGGCTGACCCGGCTTCCCTTTTATATATAGCTCCTTACGCGGGCTCGTCAATAGCTGAGGAGTTTATGTGGAATAAACGCGACGTTCTTATTATTTATGACGATTTATCAAAACACGCCCAGGCTTATAGACAAATGTCGCTCCTTTTACGCAGACCTCCGGGCCGCGAAGCTTATCCCGGCGACGTTTTTTACTTGCATTCAAGATTGTTAGAACGCGCGTGCAAACTTTCTGACAAAAACGGCGGCGGCTCTATTACGGCGCTGCCTATTATTGAAACACAGGCTAACGACATGTCTGCCTATATTCCAACAAACGTAATTTCAATTACTGACGGGCAAATTTACTTAGAAAGCGGTCTTTTCCACAGCGGTATGAAACCGGCGGTTAACGTAGGTCTTTCCGTATCGCGCGTGGGCGGTTCGGCGCAGAAAAAGATTATGAGAAGCGTTTCCGGCACACTGCGTTTGGATATGTCCCAATATAAAGAATTGGAAGCTTTTTCCCAATTCGGCAGCGATTTGGACAAAGAATCACAGCAACAGCTTACAAGAGGCAAAAGAATAAACGAACTTTTTAAACAAGACCAATATACTCCTATGCCGGTTGAGGAGCAGGTTTTGGTATTCTTTGCCGGCACAAACGGATTTTTAGACAATATTGAAGTAAATTTGGTTAAAGAGTATGAAAAACAGCTTCTTACTTACTTTAAAGCGGAAAAGAAAGATTTGTTTGAAGAACTTAAGAACGCTCCCGAAATGAGTGAAAACCTTACAAATAAATTAAAAGAGGCTTTAACAGCATTCGGTGAAGTTTTTAAAAACTCGCACAGTACGGCGCAGTAG
- a CDS encoding AtpZ/AtpI family protein encodes MNKKDFLISTQLGMQFAITVCLFGGAGYWADKKLGTLPLFLIVLSSVGFAAGLYFIIKAAQEKVQKDDRRDSNPPHHRP; translated from the coding sequence ATGAATAAAAAAGACTTTCTTATAAGCACCCAGCTGGGCATGCAGTTTGCTATAACCGTTTGTCTGTTCGGCGGCGCGGGCTATTGGGCGGATAAAAAGTTGGGGACTTTGCCTTTGTTTTTAATAGTTTTAAGCAGCGTCGGCTTCGCTGCGGGACTTTACTTTATAATAAAGGCCGCACAGGAAAAGGTTCAGAAAGATGATAGAAGAGATTCTAACCCACCACATCATAGACCATAA
- the atpH gene encoding ATP synthase F1 subunit delta: MKSTDRILAHKYSIALSSLADKKDLPSLLAELKEIHLAIGNSSFFYSPAVPKKEKKQALSSALKTDNFLIKNTLFLLIDNKKLNLLGQIIIDLNKTIESFTNTVSAEVYCAREMDDKQQNAVIESLKKYFKANFINADFKQDKTLISGLKIKTADYVIDGSTKNNLQKLKQVLQD, translated from the coding sequence ATGAAAAGCACGGACAGAATTTTAGCACATAAATACAGTATCGCCTTAAGCTCTTTAGCGGACAAAAAAGATTTACCGAGTCTGCTGGCTGAGCTTAAGGAAATACATCTGGCTATAGGAAACAGCTCTTTTTTCTATTCTCCCGCCGTGCCTAAAAAAGAAAAAAAGCAAGCGCTTTCTTCCGCTTTAAAAACGGATAATTTTTTAATAAAAAACACTCTTTTTTTACTCATAGACAATAAAAAGCTTAATCTTTTGGGCCAAATTATTATTGACCTTAACAAAACAATAGAAAGCTTTACAAACACGGTAAGCGCGGAAGTTTACTGCGCGCGGGAAATGGATGATAAACAGCAAAACGCCGTTATAGAATCCTTAAAAAAATATTTTAAGGCGAATTTTATTAACGCTGACTTTAAACAGGATAAAACCTTAATAAGCGGACTTAAGATAAAAACGGCGGATTATGTTATAGACGGAAGTACAAAAAATAACTTACAAAAATTAAAACAAGTTTTACAAGATTAA
- the atpE gene encoding ATP synthase F0 subunit C — MSMAFLGAAIGAGLTALGVGFGIGKIGAAAMEGTARQPEAGGAIRTSMIIASALIEGIGFVALIVCLLIVLLK; from the coding sequence ATGAGTATGGCATTTTTAGGCGCCGCAATCGGCGCGGGCTTGACAGCTTTAGGCGTAGGTTTTGGTATCGGTAAAATCGGCGCCGCGGCAATGGAAGGCACGGCCAGACAACCCGAAGCGGGCGGCGCAATAAGAACAAGCATGATTATCGCCTCAGCTCTTATTGAAGGTATCGGCTTCGTGGCTTTAATCGTCTGCTTGCTTATCGTATTACTTAAATAA
- a CDS encoding TIGR02757 family protein, translating into MKANKNKLDSLYKKYNKKSLVTPDPLQFLYNYPDLKDREIAGLIAACFAYGNVKQIIKTVGFILSKMDGPYSFLMSGGGKEFNKTFKGFKYRFTTEEQLVNFLTAIKNTIKKYGSLQNCFLVCYDERHLNIEEALRGFARELRSYGPVGTLVPDPDKKSALKRLNLFLRWMVRKDEVDPGGWDKINPAKLIVPLDVHMHRLARMLGLTARNQADMKTAVEISASFAVFCKHDPIKYDFCITRFGIRDDMDKAEIEK; encoded by the coding sequence ATGAAAGCAAATAAAAACAAATTAGATAGCCTATATAAAAAGTATAACAAAAAAAGTCTGGTAACCCCCGACCCTTTGCAATTTCTTTATAATTACCCTGATTTAAAAGACAGAGAAATAGCGGGGCTTATAGCCGCTTGTTTTGCCTACGGCAATGTAAAACAAATTATAAAAACCGTAGGGTTTATACTTTCTAAGATGGACGGGCCGTATTCTTTTTTAATGTCTGGCGGCGGAAAAGAATTTAATAAAACTTTTAAGGGTTTTAAATACCGCTTTACCACTGAGGAACAGCTTGTTAATTTCTTAACGGCTATAAAAAATACTATTAAAAAATACGGAAGTTTGCAAAACTGTTTTTTAGTTTGTTATGATGAAAGGCATTTAAATATTGAAGAGGCCTTGCGGGGTTTCGCGCGGGAACTGCGTTCTTACGGCCCTGTGGGCACGCTTGTCCCTGACCCGGATAAGAAAAGCGCTTTAAAAAGATTAAACCTGTTTTTACGCTGGATGGTGCGTAAGGATGAGGTTGACCCCGGCGGTTGGGATAAAATAAACCCCGCTAAACTTATTGTTCCTTTAGACGTGCATATGCACAGGCTTGCCCGTATGTTGGGGCTTACGGCCCGTAACCAGGCCGATATGAAAACGGCAGTTGAAATAAGCGCTTCTTTCGCTGTTTTTTGCAAGCACGACCCGATAAAATATGATTTTTGCATAACCCGTTTCGGCATACGTGATGACATGGATAAAGCCGAAATAGAAAAATAA
- the atpB gene encoding F0F1 ATP synthase subunit A, whose protein sequence is MIEEILTHHIIDHKLTYKLFGVIPLSSNLITLFCITIGVFILFTLIAKFRRPVLLMTAIEGLVVFIRDEIVVANFGEHGKKLTPYFCTLFIFLLFSNSLGMIPQMRTITGSISVTIGMALTSLSLIIFLGVKQNGLLGYLKHFVPEGTPWFLAPLLFFLEILGLFTKTAALALRLFANMIAGHMVIICFICLIFIMTAINKYAGIFTAIPSTGLSLFVNLLEVLVILIQTYVFTLLTAIFAGEAYAHH, encoded by the coding sequence ATGATAGAAGAGATTCTAACCCACCACATCATAGACCATAAATTAACGTACAAACTTTTTGGCGTTATCCCGTTATCGTCTAACCTTATCACTCTGTTTTGTATAACGATAGGAGTGTTTATTCTTTTTACATTAATAGCAAAGTTTCGCAGGCCCGTATTGCTTATGACGGCGATTGAGGGCCTTGTTGTTTTTATACGAGACGAAATTGTTGTGGCAAATTTTGGCGAACACGGCAAAAAACTTACGCCATACTTTTGCACATTATTTATATTTTTACTTTTTTCTAATTCTTTAGGCATGATACCGCAAATGCGCACAATAACGGGCAGCATTTCCGTTACTATAGGCATGGCGCTCACATCTCTTTCACTTATTATCTTTTTAGGCGTAAAACAAAACGGGCTTTTGGGTTACCTTAAACATTTTGTGCCTGAAGGCACCCCCTGGTTTTTGGCACCGCTTTTGTTTTTTTTGGAAATTTTGGGGCTTTTTACAAAAACAGCCGCGCTTGCTCTTCGTCTTTTCGCCAACATGATAGCGGGTCATATGGTTATAATTTGCTTTATTTGTTTAATTTTTATAATGACCGCCATTAATAAGTACGCGGGTATTTTTACGGCAATACCCTCCACGGGGCTTTCGCTGTTTGTTAATTTGTTGGAAGTTTTGGTTATTTTAATACAGACATATGTTTTTACGCTTTTAACCGCAATCTTTGCCGGCGAAGCGTACGCACACCATTAA
- a CDS encoding nitroreductase family protein, translated as MQVSEAILKRRSVRKYTEQAIEQEKLNMILEAGRQAPSACNSQPWRFVVFNEKQAKESFCDAVFTGIYKNTMFAKQAPVIIAVVSDKGNLTSQIGNMIRRTEFYLIDQGIACQNMALQAWELGIGSCLIGWFDDKKAAKHLNLGGGKKVELLISLGYPAEEIPARPRKEAEKIISFNKFQ; from the coding sequence ATGCAAGTATCAGAAGCTATTTTAAAAAGAAGAAGCGTAAGAAAATACACAGAGCAGGCCATTGAGCAGGAAAAATTAAATATGATTCTGGAAGCCGGCCGCCAGGCCCCTTCCGCCTGCAATTCGCAGCCTTGGCGCTTTGTGGTATTTAATGAAAAACAAGCCAAAGAAAGTTTTTGCGACGCGGTTTTTACCGGTATTTATAAAAACACAATGTTTGCCAAACAAGCGCCTGTTATAATAGCCGTGGTTTCAGACAAAGGCAATTTAACAAGCCAAATAGGGAACATGATACGCAGAACCGAGTTTTATTTAATAGACCAAGGCATAGCCTGCCAAAATATGGCGCTTCAAGCCTGGGAGCTTGGTATAGGCAGTTGTTTAATAGGCTGGTTTGACGATAAAAAAGCAGCCAAACACTTAAATTTAGGCGGCGGCAAAAAAGTTGAACTGCTTATTTCCTTAGGGTATCCCGCGGAAGAAATACCCGCAAGACCCCGAAAAGAGGCAGAAAAAATTATTTCTTTTAACAAATTCCAATAA
- the murD gene encoding UDP-N-acetylmuramoyl-L-alanine--D-glutamate ligase translates to MFKSSKFKGKKACVLGMGKSGLAAARLLAENGFSVLISDGGKREIPGNLHKNIEVETGGHTNKILDCGFIVKSPGISSNMPVLKKIKNKKIPIFSEIEISISFLPKGCRIFAVTGTNGKTTTTMLLSEILKQFIKNKEFNKNVFTVGNIGCPLAEVMSEIKQHDLIVMEVSSYQLEDSSYFKPYAATILNITPDHIDHHGSFKKYLDAKSKIFKFQTQKDIAVINSADKNCLKAAKNIKSKLYGFATTPLQQIRSHVFYDGDELVFSAGERISPPKLPGIHNVENAMAASLLALAAGVDSQSIQQAFNKFKTVEHRIELLGIKKGISFINDSKATNIDSTIIALRSMPDGKKTWLILGGQDKGSPYGVLLPLLETKCKKVLLVGQAAAKIKKDLPGYKYFNVCGTIDKAVEYAFNNAQKEDIILLSPACASFDQFNNFEERGKFFKQIYKSL, encoded by the coding sequence ATGTTCAAAAGCAGTAAATTTAAAGGTAAAAAAGCCTGCGTATTGGGTATGGGAAAAAGCGGCCTGGCGGCGGCGCGGCTGCTTGCCGAAAACGGGTTTTCCGTTCTGATAAGCGACGGAGGAAAAAGAGAAATACCGGGCAATCTGCATAAAAACATTGAAGTTGAAACCGGCGGACATACGAATAAAATTTTGGACTGCGGCTTTATTGTTAAAAGCCCGGGCATAAGCAGTAATATGCCTGTTTTAAAAAAAATAAAAAATAAAAAAATTCCGATTTTCAGTGAGATAGAAATTTCAATTTCCTTCCTTCCCAAAGGCTGCCGTATTTTCGCTGTTACCGGAACCAACGGCAAAACAACGACAACAATGCTTCTGTCGGAAATCCTTAAACAATTTATTAAAAATAAAGAATTTAATAAAAATGTTTTTACCGTGGGCAATATAGGGTGCCCGTTAGCTGAGGTTATGTCTGAAATAAAACAGCACGATTTAATTGTGATGGAAGTTTCCAGCTATCAGTTAGAAGACAGTTCTTACTTTAAACCTTACGCCGCAACAATACTAAATATAACTCCTGACCATATAGACCACCACGGTTCTTTTAAAAAATATTTAGACGCGAAAAGTAAAATTTTTAAATTCCAAACACAAAAAGATATCGCCGTTATTAACAGCGCGGACAAAAACTGTTTAAAAGCCGCCAAAAATATTAAATCCAAACTTTACGGTTTTGCCACAACTCCTTTACAGCAAATAAGGTCACACGTCTTTTACGACGGAGATGAACTTGTTTTCAGCGCGGGTGAAAGAATCAGCCCCCCAAAACTGCCGGGTATACATAATGTTGAAAACGCCATGGCCGCCAGTCTTTTAGCTTTAGCCGCGGGTGTTGATTCCCAATCAATACAACAGGCTTTTAACAAATTTAAAACTGTTGAACACAGAATTGAATTGCTTGGAATAAAAAAAGGAATTTCCTTTATTAATGATTCCAAAGCCACAAATATAGATTCCACAATAATAGCGCTACGCTCAATGCCCGACGGAAAAAAAACATGGCTGATTTTAGGCGGGCAGGACAAAGGTTCGCCCTACGGCGTTCTTTTGCCTCTGTTAGAAACAAAATGCAAAAAAGTTTTGCTTGTAGGCCAGGCCGCGGCGAAAATTAAAAAAGATTTACCCGGTTATAAATATTTTAATGTTTGCGGCACTATTGATAAAGCCGTGGAATACGCGTTTAATAACGCTCAAAAAGAGGATATCATTTTGCTTTCGCCCGCGTGCGCGTCCTTTGACCAATTTAATAATTTTGAGGAACGCGGCAAATTTTTTAAACAAATTTATAAAAGTTTGTAG
- the atpF gene encoding F0F1 ATP synthase subunit B, with translation MNALLTPDYGLIFWTIVNFLLLVFLLGKFAWKPIIGALEARENKISQDKKDAQEARDEAQKIKAELDVRLSNISKEAQEKLAQVEALAKQQKDAMIKDAQASSERMIATAKEEIEAQKNQALKEVKKEIADMAVEAAAKIAGVKTDPKTDAALVDNIVKDIINKA, from the coding sequence ATGAACGCTTTGCTTACGCCGGATTACGGCTTAATATTTTGGACTATCGTCAACTTTTTGCTTCTTGTCTTTTTGCTCGGCAAGTTCGCTTGGAAGCCTATTATAGGGGCTTTGGAAGCGCGCGAGAATAAAATATCACAAGACAAAAAGGACGCGCAGGAAGCGCGCGACGAAGCGCAAAAAATAAAAGCAGAGCTTGACGTCCGCCTCTCAAATATTTCTAAAGAAGCGCAGGAAAAACTGGCCCAGGTAGAAGCCTTGGCCAAACAGCAAAAAGACGCTATGATAAAGGACGCGCAAGCCTCCTCCGAGCGTATGATTGCCACCGCCAAAGAAGAAATTGAGGCGCAAAAAAATCAGGCTCTTAAAGAAGTAAAAAAAGAGATTGCCGATATGGCCGTTGAAGCGGCGGCCAAAATAGCCGGCGTTAAAACGGACCCTAAAACGGACGCCGCGCTGGTTGATAATATTGTTAAAGATATTATTAACAAGGCTTAA